Proteins from one Nakamurella multipartita DSM 44233 genomic window:
- a CDS encoding nitric oxide synthase oxygenase — MQAARWIEAAEFQGLLLREGLIDQVAHGRRLRQINTELAATGRYEHTASELEQAGRIGWRATPRCIGRLPWQTLQVLDRRHLQTPEEVFQACVEHLRWATNGGRIRPVMTVFAAAETGRAARIWNPQLIRYAGWRRPDGTVLGDPAQLELTDRLHELGWRPAQRTAFTVLPVVIQVGHHRSQLFELPADAVLEVPITHPEFSWFAELGLRWHALPMVCNLGLRAGGLFYPAAPFNGWYMSTEIAARNLADVDRYDQLPAIARRMGLNTRSSISLWRDRALVELNVAVLHSFKAAGVRMVDHHSASAQFMTHLDRERDQGRSTPGDWSWLVPPVSGSTSPVFHRYYAADADPGTPRFQAQPEAWRAVAAGPHPATPGCPVHRVA, encoded by the coding sequence ATGCAGGCAGCACGCTGGATCGAGGCGGCCGAGTTCCAGGGGCTGCTGCTGCGGGAGGGGCTGATCGACCAGGTCGCGCACGGCCGCCGGCTGCGGCAGATCAACACCGAGCTGGCCGCGACCGGCCGCTACGAGCACACCGCGAGCGAGCTGGAGCAGGCCGGCCGGATCGGCTGGCGGGCCACCCCGCGCTGCATCGGCCGGCTGCCCTGGCAGACCCTGCAGGTGCTGGACCGCCGGCACCTGCAGACGCCGGAAGAGGTCTTCCAGGCCTGCGTGGAGCATCTGCGGTGGGCGACCAACGGCGGCCGGATCCGTCCGGTGATGACGGTCTTCGCGGCGGCCGAGACCGGACGGGCGGCGCGGATCTGGAATCCGCAGCTGATCCGCTACGCCGGCTGGCGCCGTCCGGACGGGACGGTGCTCGGCGATCCGGCCCAGCTGGAGCTGACCGACCGGCTGCACGAGCTGGGCTGGCGGCCGGCGCAGCGCACCGCGTTCACCGTCCTGCCGGTGGTCATCCAGGTCGGGCACCACCGATCCCAGCTGTTCGAGCTGCCGGCCGACGCCGTCCTGGAAGTGCCGATCACCCACCCGGAGTTCTCCTGGTTCGCCGAGCTGGGCCTGCGCTGGCACGCCCTGCCGATGGTGTGCAACCTGGGCCTGCGGGCCGGTGGCCTGTTCTACCCGGCCGCCCCGTTCAACGGCTGGTACATGAGCACGGAGATCGCCGCCCGCAACCTGGCCGACGTCGACCGGTACGACCAGTTGCCGGCGATCGCCCGCCGGATGGGCCTGAACACCCGCAGCAGCATCAGCCTGTGGCGCGACCGGGCCCTGGTCGAGCTGAACGTGGCGGTGCTGCACTCGTTCAAGGCGGCCGGTGTGCGGATGGTCGATCACCACAGCGCGTCCGCCCAGTTCATGACGCACCTGGACCGCGAACGCGACCAGGGCCGGTCGACCCCCGGGGACTGGAGCTGGCTGGTACCACCGGTCTCGGGGTCGACCAGCCCGGTGTTCCACCGGTACTACGCCGCCGACGCCGACCCCGGCACGCCGCGGTTCCAGGCCCAACCCGAAGCCTGGCGAGCGGTGGCGGCCGGCCCGCACCCGGCCACGCCCGGCTGCCCGGTGCACCGGGTGGCCTAG
- a CDS encoding FKBP-type peptidyl-prolyl cis-trans isomerase produces MSGTDATKPEVEFPEGPPPTELVIADLTVGDGAQANPGDTVRVHYLGVDYESGSEFDSSWNRGESIEFPLRGLIKGWQDGIPGMKVGGRRQLTIPPELAYGPAGGGHRLSGRTLIFVIDLLGVR; encoded by the coding sequence ATGTCTGGAACTGATGCCACCAAGCCCGAGGTCGAGTTTCCCGAAGGACCGCCTCCCACCGAACTTGTCATCGCCGATCTGACCGTCGGCGACGGCGCGCAGGCCAACCCCGGCGACACCGTCCGGGTGCACTACCTCGGAGTCGACTACGAGTCCGGTAGCGAGTTCGACTCGTCCTGGAACCGGGGCGAGTCCATCGAGTTCCCGCTGCGCGGCCTGATCAAGGGCTGGCAGGACGGCATCCCGGGGATGAAGGTCGGCGGCCGCCGGCAGCTGACCATCCCGCCGGAGCTGGCCTACGGTCCCGCTGGTGGCGGGCACCGGCTGTCCGGGCGCACGCTGATCTTCGTCATCGACCTGCTCGGCGTGCGTTGA
- a CDS encoding DUF6325 family protein, with translation MSATEVDVLGPVEFAVVEFPAGVVSGSGFAQLLELADSGVIRILDLEFVRRTADGAVVPVEVADLTVGPGVDLSPFVGASSGLVDTTDLATLGDSIGVGSVAAVLVYEEQVLIPVVAAWHAAGGRLALVGHLEPTDLDEALDATEPAKAGV, from the coding sequence TTGAGCGCGACCGAGGTGGATGTGCTCGGCCCGGTCGAGTTCGCAGTCGTCGAGTTCCCCGCCGGGGTGGTCAGCGGGAGCGGATTTGCCCAGTTGCTCGAGCTGGCCGACTCCGGCGTCATTCGCATCCTCGATCTGGAGTTCGTCCGGCGGACCGCGGACGGCGCCGTCGTGCCGGTCGAGGTCGCTGACCTCACGGTCGGTCCCGGGGTCGACCTGTCACCGTTCGTCGGCGCCTCCAGCGGCCTGGTCGACACCACCGATCTGGCCACTCTGGGCGACTCGATCGGCGTGGGCAGCGTCGCCGCGGTGCTGGTCTACGAGGAGCAGGTGCTGATCCCGGTGGTGGCCGCGTGGCACGCCGCCGGCGGCCGGTTGGCGCTGGTCGGGCATCTGGAACCGACCGATCTGGACGAGGCCCTGGACGCCACCGAACCCGCGAAGGCCGGTGTGTGA
- a CDS encoding SHOCT domain-containing protein, with protein sequence MGLFKTAAKVAVASSVHGRVQRRQQQKWAAQNAVPQAPPPPPPPVAAAPAPAPPAEYGRPQFATEHTASGYPAPGQAPAARPPAARVDMATKLAQLQQLGDLRAAGVLTDAEFDGQKAAILAQ encoded by the coding sequence ATGGGCCTGTTCAAGACCGCCGCCAAGGTGGCCGTGGCCAGCTCGGTGCACGGTCGGGTGCAACGCCGCCAGCAGCAGAAGTGGGCCGCGCAGAATGCGGTGCCCCAGGCGCCGCCACCCCCGCCGCCCCCGGTTGCCGCTGCGCCGGCGCCGGCACCGCCCGCGGAGTACGGCCGGCCGCAGTTCGCCACCGAGCACACCGCCAGCGGGTATCCGGCCCCCGGGCAGGCCCCGGCCGCGCGACCGCCGGCCGCCCGGGTGGACATGGCCACCAAGCTCGCCCAGCTCCAGCAGCTGGGCGATCTGCGGGCCGCCGGGGTGCTCACCGACGCCGAGTTCGACGGCCAGAAGGCCGCCATCCTGGCCCAGTAG
- the ahcY gene encoding adenosylhomocysteinase: protein MSDLNLVADRSGDLDYKVASMALADFGRKEITLAEHEMPGLMALRREYAEVQPLAGARISGSLHMTVQTAVLIETLVELGADVRWASCNIFSTQDHAAAAVVVGKYGTVEEPKGTPVFAWKGETLPEYWWCTEQMLRWPDGQGPNMILDDGGDATLLVHKGVAYEKTGVIPSINEDDPEYSEEYAVILDFLRASLAADPQYWTRTAPSIIGVTEETTTGVNRLYQLAAAGELLFPAINVNDSVTKSKFDNKYGIRHSLIDGINRGTDVLIGGKVALVAGYGDVGKGAAESLRGQGARVVVAEIDPICALQALMDGFEVSTVDKAVERADLIITTTGNKDIITVAHMSRMKHQAILGNIGHFDNEIDMAGLARSGASKIEIKPQVDEWRFADGHTIIVLSAGRLLNLGNATGHPSFVMSTSFSNQVIAQLELFTKPNEWDKEVYRLPKHLDEKVAKIHVEALGGELTKLSKDQAEYLGVDVEGPFKPEHYRY, encoded by the coding sequence CTGTCCGACCTGAACCTGGTCGCCGACCGATCCGGTGACCTGGACTACAAGGTCGCCTCGATGGCCCTGGCCGATTTCGGCCGCAAGGAAATCACCCTGGCCGAGCACGAGATGCCCGGTCTGATGGCCCTGCGTCGCGAATACGCCGAGGTCCAGCCGCTGGCCGGGGCCCGGATCTCCGGCTCGCTGCACATGACCGTGCAGACCGCCGTGCTCATCGAGACCCTGGTCGAGCTCGGCGCCGACGTCCGCTGGGCGTCCTGCAACATCTTCTCCACCCAGGACCACGCCGCGGCCGCCGTCGTCGTCGGCAAGTACGGCACCGTCGAGGAGCCCAAGGGCACCCCGGTCTTCGCCTGGAAGGGCGAGACCCTGCCGGAGTACTGGTGGTGCACGGAGCAGATGCTGCGCTGGCCGGACGGTCAGGGCCCGAACATGATCCTGGACGACGGCGGCGACGCCACCCTGCTGGTGCACAAGGGGGTCGCCTACGAGAAGACCGGGGTGATCCCGTCGATCAACGAGGACGACCCGGAGTACTCCGAGGAGTACGCGGTCATCCTGGACTTCCTGCGCGCCTCGCTGGCCGCCGACCCGCAGTACTGGACGCGGACCGCGCCGTCGATCATCGGCGTCACCGAGGAGACCACCACCGGGGTCAACCGGCTCTACCAGCTGGCCGCGGCCGGCGAGCTGCTGTTCCCGGCGATCAACGTCAACGACTCGGTCACCAAGAGCAAGTTCGACAACAAGTACGGCATCCGGCACTCGCTGATCGACGGCATCAACCGCGGCACCGACGTGCTGATCGGCGGCAAGGTCGCGCTGGTCGCAGGCTACGGCGACGTCGGCAAGGGGGCGGCCGAGTCCCTGCGCGGCCAGGGCGCGCGGGTCGTCGTCGCCGAGATCGACCCGATCTGCGCGCTGCAGGCGCTGATGGACGGTTTCGAGGTCTCCACCGTCGACAAGGCCGTCGAGCGGGCCGACCTGATCATCACCACCACCGGCAACAAGGACATCATCACCGTCGCGCACATGAGCCGGATGAAGCACCAGGCGATCCTGGGCAACATCGGGCACTTCGACAACGAGATCGACATGGCCGGGCTGGCCCGGTCCGGGGCCTCGAAGATCGAGATCAAGCCGCAGGTCGACGAGTGGCGCTTCGCCGACGGTCACACGATCATCGTGCTGTCGGCCGGCCGGCTGCTGAACCTGGGCAACGCCACCGGGCACCCCTCGTTCGTGATGAGCACCTCGTTCTCCAACCAGGTCATCGCCCAGCTGGAGCTGTTCACCAAGCCGAACGAGTGGGACAAGGAGGTCTACCGCCTGCCCAAGCACCTGGACGAGAAGGTCGCCAAGATCCACGTCGAGGCGCTCGGCGGCGAGCTGACCAAGCTGTCCAAGGACCAGGCCGAGTACCTCGGCGTGGATGTCGAGGGGCCGTTCAAGCCGGAGCACTACCGGTACTGA
- a CDS encoding MFS transporter, with protein sequence MSDPSAPAVAGAAPALTRQQVVAWRNALFVIFALCGVALASWVARTPAIRDAVGASTWQMGLIVFGLAGGSMVGLVLSSHILARFGPIATIRATMIVSAVGIVIAGIGGSLASIPVVTAGLVVFGLGTSTCDVSMNVDGAANERALGRTVMPIYHAMFSAGTIVGAAGGALAEHLGVPVVAHLSVVAGLMIGAVLVAVRFLQPDPALSAAQETDQAQEKGDWRSRLTVWRDRRTLLIGLIVLGMAFAEGSANDWLALAMVDGHGVDNATGALVFGIFVTAMTIGRVGGVLVLDRFGRVPVLRVSAVLAGVGLATMIFAPNPWLAAAGVVSWGLGSALGFPVGMSAAADDPKTAAARVSAVATIGYLAFLVGPPLVGFVGQQVGLLNALLIVLALIAVAGIVSPAAREPRRPAAVLARSEKGADRPAT encoded by the coding sequence ATGTCCGATCCGAGTGCTCCGGCCGTCGCCGGGGCCGCCCCCGCACTGACCCGCCAGCAGGTGGTCGCCTGGCGCAACGCGCTGTTCGTGATCTTCGCGCTGTGCGGGGTCGCGCTGGCCAGCTGGGTCGCCCGTACCCCGGCGATCCGGGATGCCGTCGGCGCCTCGACCTGGCAGATGGGCCTGATCGTCTTCGGGCTGGCCGGCGGGTCCATGGTCGGCCTGGTCCTGTCCAGCCACATCCTGGCCCGGTTCGGGCCGATCGCCACCATCCGGGCCACCATGATCGTGTCCGCGGTCGGCATCGTCATCGCCGGCATCGGCGGCAGCCTGGCCTCCATTCCGGTGGTCACCGCCGGCCTGGTCGTCTTCGGGCTCGGCACCAGCACCTGCGACGTGTCGATGAACGTCGACGGCGCGGCCAACGAGCGGGCGCTGGGCCGCACCGTCATGCCCATCTACCACGCCATGTTCAGCGCCGGCACCATCGTCGGCGCGGCCGGCGGCGCGCTGGCCGAGCACCTCGGCGTGCCCGTCGTCGCGCACCTGTCGGTGGTCGCCGGGCTGATGATCGGCGCGGTGCTGGTGGCCGTGCGCTTCCTGCAGCCCGACCCGGCCCTGTCCGCCGCGCAGGAGACCGACCAGGCCCAGGAGAAGGGGGACTGGCGGTCCCGGCTGACCGTGTGGCGCGACCGCCGCACCCTGCTGATCGGGCTGATCGTGCTGGGCATGGCCTTCGCCGAGGGGTCGGCCAACGACTGGCTGGCCCTGGCCATGGTCGACGGCCACGGCGTGGACAACGCCACCGGCGCCCTGGTGTTCGGCATCTTCGTCACCGCGATGACCATCGGCCGGGTCGGCGGCGTGCTGGTGCTCGACCGGTTCGGTCGGGTGCCGGTGCTGCGGGTCTCGGCCGTGCTGGCCGGCGTCGGCCTGGCCACCATGATCTTCGCGCCCAATCCCTGGTTGGCCGCCGCGGGCGTCGTCTCCTGGGGCCTGGGTTCCGCGCTCGGCTTCCCGGTCGGCATGTCCGCGGCCGCCGACGACCCGAAGACGGCCGCCGCCCGGGTCAGCGCCGTGGCCACCATCGGTTACCTGGCCTTCCTGGTCGGGCCCCCGCTGGTCGGTTTCGTCGGCCAGCAGGTCGGACTGCTCAACGCCCTGCTGATCGTGCTCGCCCTGATCGCGGTCGCCGGCATCGTCTCGCCGGCCGCCCGGGAGCCGCGGCGACCGGCCGCGGTGCTCGCCCGGTCCGAGAAGGGCGCCGACCGCCCCGCGACCTGA
- a CDS encoding bifunctional FO biosynthesis protein CofGH, with product MTVWSTHSSAALGSAALDSVGLTGVAARALATLPTDQLTARAREIRDASFGTRITFSPKVFLPLTRLCADRCGYCTFATAPRHLPHAYLTPDEVLAVAGQGATHGCAEALFTLGEGPERRYPQAREWLDEHGYTSTVDYLVAMAGRVLGETGLLPHANAGAISAPELARLRTVAPSQGMMIESLRPDLAAHRGAPDKTPERRLATLRAAGELAIPFTTGILVGIGETEADRIEALLAIADVHREFGHIQEVIVQNFLPKPGTAMRDEPPCPPLEHLRAIALARLILPPDVHLQAPPNLTDTEQLGELLAAGLDDWGGVSPVTADHVNPERPWPALHTLRSATEDAGHTLAPRMTIYPEFALDPQRWLDPATRFPVLDRSDAQGLGRDDPGAVWPEKHGAAANVGTGAEVIQIGRRSTAWYSGADVAPPVLIPGPAFARGRVAEVLDGARAGQELGEAEIVALFGARGPEVAAVAELADELRRELVGDEVTYVINRNINYTNVCTFRCTFCGFSKGPLSLNLRGKPYLLSLEDIAQRSREAVDLGATEVCLQGGIHPHFDGNFYVDVAQAVHDAVPDLHIHGFTALEVHEGAKRLGEPLTDYLRRLQAAGLKTLPGTAAEILDDEIRRVICPDKITTDEWLEVHRAAHSVGLRSNVTIMFGSVEQPQHWARHLLRTRALQRETGGFTEFVPLPFVHMAAPIYLKRGARRGPTWREAVLMHAVGRIVYAGTIDNIQASWVKQGPIGARQLLRAGVNDLGGTLMEENISRAAGASHGQGLDAAGLRALAAAEGRPAVQRTTLYGRVPAGLATAAGSVTAAPQDSAPVSA from the coding sequence GTGACTGTCTGGTCGACCCACTCGTCCGCTGCACTCGGCTCAGCTGCCCTCGACTCGGTCGGGCTCACCGGGGTGGCCGCGCGGGCGCTGGCCACCCTGCCCACGGATCAGCTGACCGCCCGCGCGCGCGAGATCCGGGACGCGTCGTTCGGCACCCGGATCACGTTCTCGCCCAAGGTGTTCCTGCCGCTGACCAGGCTGTGCGCGGATCGCTGCGGGTACTGCACGTTCGCCACCGCGCCGCGCCACCTGCCGCACGCCTACCTCACCCCGGACGAGGTGCTGGCCGTCGCCGGGCAGGGTGCCACCCACGGCTGCGCCGAGGCCCTGTTCACCCTGGGGGAGGGGCCCGAGCGCCGGTACCCGCAGGCCCGGGAGTGGCTCGACGAGCACGGCTACACCTCGACGGTGGACTACCTGGTGGCGATGGCCGGCCGGGTGCTGGGCGAGACCGGCCTGTTGCCGCACGCCAACGCCGGCGCCATCTCGGCGCCGGAGCTGGCTCGGCTGCGGACGGTCGCCCCCAGCCAGGGGATGATGATCGAATCGCTGCGGCCCGACCTGGCCGCCCACCGCGGCGCTCCGGACAAGACCCCGGAACGTCGGCTGGCCACCCTGCGGGCCGCCGGCGAGCTGGCCATCCCGTTCACCACCGGCATCCTGGTCGGCATCGGGGAGACCGAGGCCGACCGGATCGAGGCCCTGCTGGCCATCGCCGACGTGCATCGCGAGTTCGGGCACATCCAGGAAGTGATCGTGCAGAACTTCCTGCCCAAACCGGGCACGGCGATGCGGGACGAGCCGCCGTGCCCGCCGCTGGAGCACCTGCGGGCGATCGCGCTGGCCCGGCTGATCCTGCCGCCGGATGTGCATCTGCAGGCCCCGCCGAACCTGACCGACACCGAGCAGCTGGGCGAGCTGCTGGCCGCCGGCCTCGACGACTGGGGCGGGGTGTCCCCGGTGACCGCCGACCACGTCAATCCCGAACGCCCGTGGCCGGCCCTGCACACCCTGCGGTCGGCGACCGAGGACGCCGGCCACACGCTGGCCCCGCGGATGACGATCTACCCGGAGTTCGCGCTCGATCCGCAACGGTGGCTGGACCCGGCGACCCGGTTCCCGGTGCTCGACCGGTCCGACGCGCAGGGCCTGGGCCGGGACGACCCGGGCGCGGTGTGGCCGGAGAAGCACGGCGCCGCGGCCAACGTCGGCACCGGTGCCGAGGTGATTCAGATCGGCCGCCGGTCCACCGCCTGGTACTCGGGGGCGGACGTGGCGCCGCCGGTGCTGATCCCGGGGCCGGCGTTCGCCCGCGGCCGGGTCGCCGAGGTGCTCGACGGGGCCCGGGCCGGGCAGGAGCTGGGCGAGGCCGAGATCGTCGCCCTGTTCGGGGCCCGGGGCCCGGAGGTCGCCGCGGTCGCCGAGCTGGCCGACGAGCTGCGCCGCGAGCTGGTCGGCGACGAGGTCACCTACGTGATCAACCGGAACATCAACTACACCAACGTGTGCACGTTCCGGTGCACGTTCTGCGGGTTCTCCAAGGGGCCGCTCTCGCTCAACCTGCGGGGCAAGCCGTACCTGCTCTCGCTGGAGGACATCGCGCAGCGCTCCCGGGAGGCGGTCGACCTCGGGGCCACCGAGGTCTGCCTGCAGGGCGGCATCCACCCGCACTTCGACGGCAACTTCTACGTCGACGTCGCCCAGGCAGTGCACGACGCGGTGCCCGACCTGCACATCCACGGCTTCACCGCGCTGGAGGTGCACGAGGGGGCCAAGCGGCTGGGCGAGCCGCTGACCGACTACCTGCGCCGGCTGCAGGCCGCCGGCCTGAAAACCCTGCCGGGCACCGCCGCGGAGATCCTGGACGACGAGATCCGGCGGGTCATCTGCCCGGACAAGATCACCACCGACGAGTGGCTCGAGGTGCACCGGGCCGCGCACTCGGTCGGCCTGCGCAGCAACGTCACCATCATGTTCGGCTCGGTCGAGCAGCCGCAGCACTGGGCCCGGCACCTGCTGCGGACCCGGGCGCTGCAGCGGGAGACCGGCGGGTTCACCGAGTTCGTGCCGCTGCCGTTCGTGCACATGGCCGCCCCGATCTACCTCAAGCGGGGGGCCCGGCGCGGGCCGACCTGGCGCGAGGCGGTCCTGATGCACGCGGTCGGCCGCATCGTCTACGCCGGCACCATCGACAACATCCAGGCGTCCTGGGTCAAGCAGGGTCCGATCGGCGCCCGCCAGTTGCTGCGGGCCGGCGTGAACGACCTGGGCGGCACGCTGATGGAGGAGAACATCTCCCGGGCCGCCGGGGCCAGCCACGGCCAGGGCCTGGACGCCGCCGGGCTGCGCGCGCTGGCCGCGGCCGAGGGCCGGCCGGCCGTGCAACGGACCACCTTGTACGGGCGCGTCCCCGCCGGCCTGGCCACTGCCGCCGGATCGGTGACCGCCGCGCCGCAGGACTCGGCGCCGGTCTCGGCCTGA